In Acinetobacter pittii, one genomic interval encodes:
- the rplO gene encoding 50S ribosomal protein L15 encodes MTLRLNELAPAEGAKREHRRLGRGIGSGVGKTGGRGVKGQKSRKSGGVRPGFEGGQTAIYRRLPKFGFTSQIALKTAEVRLSELSKVEGDIVSLETLKAANVVRRDQIRARIVLSGEITRAFTVQGVALTKGAKAAIEAAGGKVEE; translated from the coding sequence ATGACTCTGCGTTTAAATGAACTTGCGCCTGCAGAAGGTGCAAAACGTGAACACCGTCGTTTAGGCCGTGGTATCGGTTCTGGCGTTGGTAAGACTGGTGGCCGTGGTGTCAAAGGTCAAAAATCACGTAAAAGTGGTGGCGTTCGTCCAGGCTTTGAAGGCGGTCAAACAGCGATTTATCGTCGTTTACCTAAATTCGGTTTCACTAGCCAAATCGCTTTAAAAACTGCTGAAGTACGTTTATCTGAGTTAAGCAAGGTTGAAGGCGACATCGTTAGCCTAGAAACTTTGAAAGCTGCGAATGTTGTTCGTCGTGACCAAATTCGTGCTCGTATCGTACTTTCTGGTGAAATCACTCGTGCATTCACTGTTCAAGGTGTTGCATTGACTAAAGGCGCTAAAGCTGCGATTGAAGCAGCTGGCGGTAAAGTCGAGGAGTAA
- the secY gene encoding preprotein translocase subunit SecY — protein MKGQPFHVKYREIIRRMSFLIGALLVFRLGAHIPVPGINNAALENLFHANQGTILGLFNMFSGGALERMSILALGIMPYISASIIVQLMSTVIPSLEALKKEGEQGKRKINQYTRQGTLLLAVVQAVGMCAGLIGQGITLSVGLAFYIPAVTSLVAGTMFLMWLGEQITERGIGNGISMIIFAGIVAGLPKLIMQSVSSVDNGQTSLIGLVIFGLLSLGVLAAIVFIEKAQRRIPVNYAQKQQGRRIFTAQQTHLPLKINMAGVIPAIFASSLLLFPASLGQWVGSADPNAGFIKSSLQDLALVLSPGQPLYLVLFGALIIFFCYFYTALVFSPKEVSENLKRSGAYVPGIRPGEQTARYLDHILNRLTFIGAIYITVICLMPMILQSSFGIPFYLGGTSLLIVVVVVMDFMAQLQAHLTSHQYDNQTLMRKTTAHPKG, from the coding sequence ATGAAAGGTCAGCCATTTCATGTGAAATATCGTGAAATTATTCGCCGGATGAGTTTTCTAATCGGTGCATTGCTGGTCTTTCGACTAGGAGCGCATATTCCAGTACCAGGCATTAATAATGCTGCGTTAGAAAATTTATTTCATGCGAACCAAGGAACTATTCTTGGGCTATTCAATATGTTTTCTGGCGGTGCTTTAGAGCGAATGTCTATTCTTGCTTTAGGGATTATGCCTTACATTTCTGCATCAATTATTGTGCAGTTAATGTCTACTGTAATTCCTTCACTTGAAGCCTTGAAAAAGGAAGGTGAGCAAGGTAAGCGTAAAATTAATCAATATACGCGTCAGGGCACATTGTTGCTTGCAGTGGTTCAGGCAGTTGGTATGTGTGCGGGTTTGATCGGTCAGGGTATTACTCTGTCAGTTGGTCTCGCTTTTTATATACCGGCAGTTACTTCACTTGTCGCTGGAACTATGTTCTTAATGTGGCTAGGTGAGCAAATCACTGAAAGAGGTATTGGTAACGGTATCTCAATGATTATTTTCGCAGGTATTGTTGCTGGTTTGCCTAAATTAATTATGCAATCAGTATCTTCTGTAGATAATGGTCAGACAAGTTTGATTGGTCTTGTAATCTTTGGTCTTTTGTCTTTAGGTGTATTGGCAGCCATTGTGTTTATCGAAAAAGCACAACGTCGTATCCCAGTAAACTATGCACAAAAGCAACAAGGTCGTCGTATATTTACAGCACAGCAGACGCATTTGCCATTAAAAATTAATATGGCTGGTGTTATTCCTGCGATTTTTGCAAGTTCTTTACTATTGTTCCCAGCTAGTCTTGGACAATGGGTTGGAAGTGCAGATCCAAATGCTGGTTTTATTAAAAGTAGCTTACAAGACTTAGCGTTAGTATTGTCGCCTGGACAGCCTTTGTATTTGGTGCTCTTTGGTGCGTTAATTATCTTTTTCTGTTACTTTTATACGGCTTTAGTATTTAGCCCTAAGGAAGTATCAGAAAATCTAAAACGCAGCGGAGCTTATGTGCCTGGTATTCGCCCAGGTGAGCAAACTGCTCGTTACTTAGATCATATTCTTAATCGTTTGACGTTTATTGGTGCGATTTATATTACGGTCATTTGTTTAATGCCAATGATTCTACAAAGCTCTTTTGGGATTCCATTCTATTTAGGTGGTACCTCATTATTGATCGTAGTAGTCGTGGTTATGGACTTTATGGCTCAGCTACAAGCGCATTTAACATCTCATCAATATGACAATCAAACATTAATGAGAAAAACGACTGCTCATCCTAAGGGATAA
- the rpmJ gene encoding 50S ribosomal protein L36, whose product MKVQASVKKICGSCKVIRRNGVIRVICSAEPRHKQRQG is encoded by the coding sequence ATGAAAGTACAAGCTTCTGTAAAGAAAATTTGTGGTAGCTGTAAAGTTATCCGTCGTAATGGGGTTATTCGCGTAATTTGTAGCGCAGAACCTCGTCATAAGCAGCGTCAAGGTTAA
- the rpsM gene encoding 30S ribosomal protein S13, with the protein MARIAGVNIPDNKHAVISLTYIFGIGRHTAKNILAAVGITETTKIRELDDAQLDAIRAEVAKVPTEGDLRREISMNIKRLMDLGCYRGLRHRRSLPVRGQRTKTNARTRKGPRKPIKK; encoded by the coding sequence ATGGCTCGTATTGCCGGTGTAAACATTCCGGATAACAAGCATGCTGTTATCTCCCTCACTTATATCTTTGGTATCGGTCGCCACACTGCTAAGAATATCTTAGCTGCAGTTGGTATTACTGAAACTACTAAGATCCGTGAGTTGGACGATGCTCAGCTTGATGCGATTCGTGCAGAAGTTGCTAAGGTTCCTACCGAAGGTGACTTACGTCGCGAAATTTCCATGAACATTAAACGTTTAATGGATTTGGGTTGCTATCGCGGCCTTCGCCATCGTCGCAGCTTGCCTGTCCGTGGTCAACGCACCAAAACTAACGCACGTACCCGTAAAGGTCCGCGCAAACCGATTAAAAAGTAA
- the rpsK gene encoding 30S ribosomal protein S11: MAKDTRTRKKVTRTVSEGVAHIHASFNNTIVTITDRQGNALAWATSGGQGFRGSRKSTPFAAQVAAEVAGKAALDYGLKNLDVLVKGPGPGRESAVRALGAVGYKINSITDVTPIPHNGCRPPKKRRV; the protein is encoded by the coding sequence ATGGCTAAAGATACTCGCACACGCAAGAAGGTCACCCGTACCGTCTCTGAAGGTGTTGCACACATTCACGCGTCTTTTAATAACACCATTGTTACGATTACTGATCGTCAAGGTAATGCATTGGCTTGGGCCACCTCAGGTGGACAAGGCTTCCGTGGTTCACGTAAATCAACTCCGTTTGCTGCTCAGGTAGCTGCTGAAGTTGCTGGTAAAGCAGCTTTGGATTACGGTTTGAAAAATCTGGACGTCCTTGTAAAAGGTCCTGGTCCAGGTCGTGAGTCTGCGGTTCGTGCATTAGGCGCAGTGGGTTATAAGATTAACAGCATTACCGATGTGACTCCAATTCCTCACAACGGTTGCCGTCCACCTAAAAAACGTCGCGTGTAA
- the rpsD gene encoding 30S ribosomal protein S4, whose product MARYIGPKCKLSRREGTDLQLKSGVKPFDVKTKKANKAPGQHGQARGGKQSEYSLQLREKQKVRRIYGVLERQFSNYYKEAARVKGATGENLLKLLESRLDNVVYRMGFGSTRAEARQLVSHRSITLNGRRVNIASIQVKAGDVIAVHEGAKQQLRIKNAIELAAQRGIPAWIEVDHSKLEGTFKAAPDRSDLPAEINESLIVELYSK is encoded by the coding sequence ATGGCTCGTTATATTGGTCCAAAATGCAAACTCTCTCGCCGCGAAGGGACAGACCTGCAACTTAAATCTGGCGTTAAACCATTTGACGTCAAAACTAAAAAAGCTAACAAAGCACCTGGTCAACATGGTCAGGCACGCGGTGGTAAGCAATCTGAGTATTCACTACAATTACGTGAAAAACAAAAAGTCCGTCGTATTTACGGTGTGTTAGAACGTCAATTTAGTAACTACTATAAAGAAGCAGCTCGTGTTAAAGGCGCAACAGGTGAGAACTTGTTGAAATTGCTTGAAAGCCGTCTTGATAACGTTGTTTATCGCATGGGTTTTGGTTCTACACGTGCAGAAGCTCGTCAGTTAGTAAGTCACCGTAGCATTACTTTGAATGGTCGTCGTGTAAACATCGCATCTATTCAAGTTAAAGCTGGTGATGTAATTGCGGTTCACGAAGGTGCTAAACAACAATTGCGTATTAAAAACGCGATTGAGTTAGCTGCACAACGTGGTATTCCAGCTTGGATCGAAGTTGATCATTCTAAGCTTGAAGGTACGTTTAAAGCTGCACCAGATCGTTCTGATTTACCTGCTGAAATCAACGAAAGCTTGATTGTAGAATTGTATTCTAAATAA
- the rpoA gene encoding DNA-directed RNA polymerase subunit alpha, producing the protein MTRTANEFLTPQAIKVEAVSGTSAKVILEPLERGFGHTLGNALRRILLSSLPGAAVVEVEIEGVEHEYSTLEGLQQDIVELLLNLKGLSIKLFDQNEAYLTLEKQGPGDITAADLRLPHNVEVVNPEHLIGTLSASGSLKMRLKVAQGRGYETSDSRFPEGETRPVGRLQLDASYSPIKRVSYTVENARVEQRTDLDKLVIDLETNGTVDPEEAIRKAATILQQQIAIFVDLQKDQTPVAQEPREEVDPILLRPVDDLELTVRSANCLKAENIYYIGDLVQRTEVELLKTPNLGKKSLTEIKDVLASKGLQLGMRLENWPPASLRMDDRFAYRSR; encoded by the coding sequence ATGACGCGTACTGCAAACGAGTTTCTAACTCCGCAAGCGATCAAGGTCGAAGCGGTAAGCGGGACCTCGGCAAAAGTGATTCTAGAACCTTTAGAGCGTGGTTTTGGCCATACTCTAGGTAATGCTTTACGTCGCATTCTATTGTCTTCTTTACCTGGCGCTGCTGTGGTTGAAGTAGAGATAGAAGGTGTCGAGCACGAGTACAGTACTTTAGAAGGCTTGCAGCAGGACATCGTCGAGCTCTTGCTGAACCTAAAAGGATTGTCTATTAAGCTGTTCGATCAAAATGAAGCATATTTAACATTAGAAAAACAAGGTCCTGGCGATATTACTGCTGCTGACCTTCGTTTACCTCATAATGTTGAAGTGGTTAACCCAGAACATTTAATCGGTACTTTAAGTGCTTCAGGCTCATTAAAAATGCGCTTGAAAGTTGCTCAAGGTCGTGGTTATGAAACATCTGATTCTCGTTTCCCTGAAGGTGAAACACGTCCTGTTGGTCGTTTGCAATTAGATGCTTCTTATAGCCCAATTAAACGTGTTTCTTACACCGTTGAAAATGCGCGTGTAGAACAACGTACTGATTTAGATAAACTGGTAATCGACCTTGAAACAAATGGAACGGTTGATCCTGAAGAAGCTATCCGTAAAGCGGCAACAATCTTGCAACAACAAATTGCAATTTTTGTTGATCTTCAGAAAGACCAAACTCCAGTTGCTCAAGAGCCTCGTGAAGAAGTTGACCCAATCTTGCTTCGCCCAGTAGATGATCTAGAGCTTACTGTTCGTTCTGCTAACTGTTTGAAAGCAGAAAATATTTACTACATTGGTGATCTTGTTCAACGTACTGAAGTTGAGTTGTTAAAAACTCCTAACCTTGGTAAAAAATCGTTAACAGAGATCAAAGATGTTTTGGCATCGAAAGGCTTACAACTCGGTATGCGTCTTGAAAACTGGCCACCAGCTAGTCTTCGTATGGACGACCGTTTTGCCTATCGTAGCCGTTAA
- the rplQ gene encoding 50S ribosomal protein L17, protein MRHRNSGVKLGRTSSHRKAMFQNLANSLFEHELIKTTVPKAKELRRVAEPLITLAKNDTVANRRLAFARTRNAATVGKLFTVLGPRYKERNGGYLRVLKAGFRAGDAAPMAYVELVDREVNTSAE, encoded by the coding sequence ATGCGTCATCGTAATAGTGGTGTGAAATTAGGCCGTACAAGCAGCCATCGTAAAGCGATGTTCCAAAACTTGGCTAATTCTTTATTTGAACACGAGTTGATCAAAACAACTGTGCCTAAAGCTAAAGAATTACGTCGTGTTGCTGAGCCTTTAATCACTCTAGCAAAAAACGATACTGTAGCAAATCGTCGTTTAGCATTTGCTCGTACTCGTAATGCTGCAACTGTTGGTAAATTATTTACCGTACTCGGCCCTCGTTACAAAGAACGTAACGGCGGTTATCTACGTGTTCTTAAAGCGGGCTTCCGTGCTGGTGATGCAGCACCGATGGCTTACGTTGAGCTTGTAGATCGTGAAGTAAACACTTCAGCTGAATAA
- the hapE gene encoding flavin-containing monooxygenase: MEKQVDILIIGAGISGIGIAAHLSKNSPQRQFEILERRESFGGTWDLFRYPGIRSDSDMSTFGFNFKPWCKANVLADGASIKGYLGEVIDEYKLKEKIHFGHRVLSANYDSASKKWQVVVEDSNKKQQTWIANFVVGCTGYYNYDQGYAPSFPNQEAFKGQFIHPQHWPENLDYAGKKVVIIGSGATAITLVPAMAKGGAGHVTMLQRSPTYIASVPSIDFIYEKTRKFMSEEAAYKFTRARNIGMQRAIYALSQKHPKTVRRLLLKAIEVQLKGKVDMKHFTPSYNPWDQRLCVVPDGDLFKILREGKASVETDQIEKFTENGVLLKSGKHLDADIVVSATGLQVQIMGGVQATLDGKPINSSEHMLYNGIMLSDVPNMAMIIGYVNASWTLKVDIAAEYICRLLNYMDKNSYDEVIPSGDKTVMEEDTVMGKLSSGYINRAAHELPKQGKRAPWQVTNNYLEDRKSLKNATFEDGILHFHKRSEANERKPKLVS, translated from the coding sequence ATGGAAAAGCAAGTTGATATTTTAATCATTGGTGCAGGTATTTCAGGAATCGGAATCGCTGCTCATTTGTCAAAAAATTCACCACAACGACAGTTTGAGATTTTAGAACGTCGTGAGTCTTTTGGTGGAACATGGGATCTTTTCCGTTATCCTGGTATTCGTTCAGATTCAGATATGTCTACCTTTGGTTTTAACTTTAAACCATGGTGTAAAGCGAATGTATTAGCTGATGGTGCTTCTATTAAAGGGTATTTAGGCGAAGTAATTGATGAATATAAATTAAAAGAAAAAATTCATTTTGGTCATCGTGTACTTTCTGCTAATTATGATTCTGCCTCAAAAAAATGGCAGGTTGTAGTAGAAGATAGCAATAAAAAACAGCAGACTTGGATTGCAAATTTTGTTGTTGGATGTACAGGTTACTATAACTATGATCAGGGGTATGCGCCTTCTTTCCCAAATCAAGAAGCATTTAAAGGGCAGTTTATTCACCCACAGCATTGGCCGGAAAATTTAGATTACGCAGGTAAGAAAGTCGTTATTATTGGGAGTGGTGCAACAGCAATTACTTTAGTTCCAGCCATGGCTAAAGGTGGGGCAGGTCATGTCACCATGTTGCAGCGTTCACCAACGTATATTGCTAGTGTTCCTTCTATCGATTTCATCTATGAAAAAACGCGTAAATTTATGTCTGAAGAAGCAGCTTATAAATTTACCCGTGCTCGCAACATTGGCATGCAACGCGCTATTTATGCATTGTCTCAGAAGCATCCGAAAACTGTACGTCGTTTACTTTTAAAAGCAATTGAAGTGCAACTTAAAGGTAAGGTTGATATGAAGCATTTTACGCCTTCATATAATCCTTGGGATCAGCGTTTATGCGTAGTGCCAGATGGTGACTTGTTTAAGATTTTACGTGAAGGCAAAGCAAGTGTAGAAACTGATCAGATTGAGAAATTTACCGAAAACGGTGTTTTACTTAAATCTGGCAAACATCTTGATGCTGATATTGTTGTTTCTGCAACAGGGCTACAAGTTCAGATTATGGGTGGAGTTCAGGCTACTCTTGATGGGAAACCAATCAACTCATCTGAACATATGCTTTATAACGGCATAATGCTCAGTGATGTACCAAATATGGCGATGATCATTGGCTATGTGAATGCATCATGGACACTCAAAGTGGATATCGCTGCCGAATATATTTGTCGCTTATTAAACTATATGGACAAAAATAGTTATGATGAAGTGATTCCATCGGGCGATAAGACGGTGATGGAAGAAGATACCGTAATGGGTAAGCTATCTTCAGGCTATATTAACCGTGCAGCACATGAGCTTCCTAAACAAGGTAAGCGGGCTCCATGGCAGGTGACTAATAACTACCTCGAAGATAGAAAGTCCCTAAAAAATGCGACATTTGAAGATGGTATTCTTCATTTTCATAAGCGTTCTGAAGCAAATGAACGTAAACCAAAATTAGTATCCTAA
- a CDS encoding acyl-CoA dehydrogenase family protein: protein MQSGAIRPIPNMLPRHLFNEEHEAFRETVRKFYEKEVVPNIEKYEKQQHVDRDLWNKAGELGLLCTTMPEQYGGSGVDRLYSMILIEEQAYAMDSSTGFSLHSDIVANYVNNFGNEEQKQKWLPKMATGEVVTAIAMTEPGTGSDLQAVRTTAVLDGDEYVINGSKIFITNGYLCDMAVVVCKTGNSDKGSANLSLIIVEADRAGFSKGKPLNKIGMKGQDTCELFFDNVRVPKENLLGMEGMGFIMLMKELAWERMLVAIICQAGAEAAFAHTVQYTKDRKAFGKPIGAFQNTRFKLAELRTEIDFCRTYLDRCMELQLEEKLSVEAAAAAKYKISDMFSKVVDECLQLHGGYGYMLEYPIARAYIDHRANRIYAGTNEIMKELISRTL from the coding sequence ATGCAATCTGGTGCCATCCGTCCTATTCCAAATATGTTACCGAGACACTTATTTAATGAAGAACATGAAGCCTTCCGTGAGACTGTCCGTAAATTCTATGAAAAGGAAGTAGTTCCAAATATAGAAAAATATGAAAAACAGCAACATGTGGACCGAGATCTTTGGAATAAAGCTGGAGAACTAGGTCTTCTTTGCACCACAATGCCAGAGCAATATGGTGGTTCTGGGGTAGATCGTCTATACAGTATGATTCTTATCGAAGAACAAGCGTATGCGATGGACTCGAGTACCGGTTTCTCTTTGCATTCCGACATTGTTGCTAATTACGTTAATAATTTTGGTAATGAAGAACAAAAACAAAAATGGTTACCCAAAATGGCTACTGGAGAAGTGGTCACCGCTATTGCAATGACAGAACCAGGTACGGGTTCAGATTTACAAGCGGTAAGAACCACAGCCGTACTTGATGGTGACGAATATGTCATTAATGGCTCTAAAATTTTTATTACGAATGGCTACCTATGCGACATGGCCGTAGTCGTTTGTAAGACTGGTAATAGTGATAAAGGTTCGGCGAACTTATCCTTAATTATTGTGGAAGCAGACCGTGCTGGTTTTAGTAAAGGTAAACCTCTAAACAAAATAGGAATGAAAGGTCAGGATACTTGCGAATTATTCTTTGATAACGTTCGCGTTCCTAAAGAAAACCTTTTAGGCATGGAAGGTATGGGCTTTATTATGCTCATGAAAGAATTAGCATGGGAACGAATGTTAGTTGCTATTATTTGTCAGGCAGGCGCTGAAGCAGCCTTTGCGCATACCGTTCAATATACAAAAGATCGTAAAGCATTTGGTAAACCTATTGGCGCATTTCAGAATACACGCTTTAAGCTTGCTGAACTTAGAACAGAGATAGATTTCTGCCGTACTTATCTAGATCGTTGTATGGAGTTACAACTTGAAGAAAAGTTGAGTGTCGAAGCTGCTGCAGCTGCTAAATATAAAATTTCTGATATGTTCTCGAAGGTTGTAGATGAATGCCTTCAATTGCATGGTGGTTATGGTTATATGCTTGAATATCCAATTGCGCGTGCCTACATAGATCATCGAGCAAATCGAATTTATGCAGGTACAAATGAAATCATGAAAGAATTAATTTCAAGAACACTTTAA
- a CDS encoding succinate dehydrogenase assembly factor 2 — MSDEMTLEERKVIYRARRGLKEIDVYFDPYVKNYYLKADPAEKALFAELVEQEDPDLLDWFMEVSEPPRTELREFIYKLKQYVHG; from the coding sequence ATGTCTGACGAAATGACCTTGGAAGAACGTAAAGTAATTTATCGAGCACGCCGCGGCTTAAAAGAAATTGACGTCTATTTTGACCCGTATGTAAAAAACTATTATTTGAAAGCTGATCCGGCAGAAAAAGCATTGTTTGCAGAGTTAGTTGAGCAAGAAGATCCAGATTTATTAGATTGGTTCATGGAAGTTTCTGAACCTCCACGCACAGAGTTACGTGAATTTATTTATAAATTAAAACAGTATGTACATGGCTAA
- the rrtA gene encoding rhombosortase, translating into MKDHVLNSKVLLVAVCISISACLQVFPDTFIYWRDSLLGEFWRLWTAHWVHVGWIHFLLNMMAFACLPFIFPHTKAWHILSLLLLLPPFISLVFYFYLPYIEAYAGLSGVLHGLYTAVALVYLQYRKERNFAFLVLGLIVAKLIWENTFGQTGTAQLIGSPVLTEAHLYGAIGGAIFGGCYWLVQRLKKKH; encoded by the coding sequence ATGAAGGATCATGTACTGAATAGTAAAGTGCTTTTGGTCGCAGTGTGCATTTCCATTTCTGCGTGTTTACAGGTGTTTCCTGATACTTTTATTTATTGGCGTGACAGTTTACTTGGCGAATTCTGGCGTTTATGGACAGCGCACTGGGTTCATGTTGGTTGGATTCATTTTCTTTTAAATATGATGGCATTTGCCTGTTTACCCTTTATCTTTCCACATACAAAAGCATGGCATATTTTAAGCCTGCTTTTGCTGTTGCCACCTTTTATTAGTTTGGTGTTCTACTTTTATTTACCTTATATCGAAGCGTATGCAGGGCTGTCTGGTGTATTACATGGGCTATATACAGCGGTTGCTTTAGTGTATTTGCAATATCGTAAAGAGCGTAATTTTGCTTTTTTGGTTCTAGGATTAATCGTAGCAAAACTCATATGGGAAAATACATTCGGGCAAACAGGAACTGCCCAGTTAATAGGAAGTCCTGTTTTAACTGAGGCTCATTTATATGGAGCGATAGGTGGAGCAATTTTTGGGGGATGCTATTGGCTTGTGCAGAGATTAAAAAAGAAACATTGA
- a CDS encoding TRAP transporter large permease subunit produces the protein MQEHQEKRSGLGLLGYIWNEWISTFVILILLLMTLIIGTGEMIHGQLLRIGERLYGDPATGMQYSFLRAEPEKPTCDRHPNIDAQVKEQMKANASDDFASFFGAASESDVRASLLAAQQQCDEKYQAYDKTIKYIEANPGVRTYRAIETGFFGIFKFGTENRAILLIFMVLISAITASLKYHHIGLRNPATKIDYKVYSLFMLIGNALLSFSVISQYRSVINSGVTPTYETVTIYWIWMILFVVLTLISLYQLFVSPPPKREGGNIGLALLSVPLYAYMALITGIVFTFFMDYPMGQGIYLGLLVEFSGIFLNLALFIWAGMLLTQTRVMDLFLNVLRPWNLAPETLTWLILIAAAVPTAYTGASGIFVIAAGAIIYKEVWNAGARRQYALAVSAMSGSLGVVVRPCLLVVLIAMLDSRHVTSDELFGHGIYVFWLTAFIFLGVSLLLAEEKFRVNSPKVAIPGMMRAFVPVIPYILITAVVLAIYKYALDTGMNEFTAPVILPLVLIAMILYDKLVATKEAPAINIHEAIVREHEQKSPFLRAHDPHSSQFRLGFGGALRFATSETVGHIGALIILMALSASVGGLIERSEVVELLPTHLGSIYISLACIALLLAIIGMCTDPFGAVILVAATIAPVAYENGIHPIHFWMIVLVAFEFGYVTPPVALNHLLTRLSVGDDEVNAADAEAKEKYTSFYFRYERWLLPIIVLFSSLVLVTYVPYVFKLFGWYH, from the coding sequence ATGCAAGAACATCAAGAAAAAAGATCTGGATTAGGTCTGCTGGGTTATATCTGGAACGAATGGATCTCAACATTCGTCATCCTTATTCTGCTATTAATGACTCTAATTATTGGTACCGGGGAAATGATCCACGGACAATTATTACGTATCGGGGAGCGCCTCTATGGTGACCCTGCTACAGGTATGCAATATTCTTTTTTGCGTGCTGAGCCAGAAAAGCCAACTTGTGATCGACATCCAAATATCGATGCTCAAGTAAAAGAACAAATGAAAGCGAATGCATCTGATGATTTCGCAAGTTTCTTTGGTGCAGCATCGGAAAGTGATGTCCGTGCATCACTACTCGCAGCGCAGCAACAATGTGATGAAAAATACCAAGCGTATGATAAAACCATTAAATATATCGAAGCTAACCCTGGGGTACGTACTTACCGTGCTATCGAGACTGGTTTCTTTGGTATTTTTAAATTCGGTACAGAGAACCGCGCTATTTTACTCATCTTTATGGTTCTGATTTCTGCGATCACTGCATCGTTGAAATATCACCATATTGGCTTGCGTAATCCGGCAACAAAAATAGATTACAAAGTGTATTCCCTCTTTATGTTGATTGGTAATGCACTACTTAGCTTCTCGGTAATTAGTCAGTATCGTTCAGTCATAAATTCTGGGGTAACACCTACTTATGAAACAGTAACGATTTACTGGATCTGGATGATTCTATTTGTTGTTCTGACCTTAATTAGTCTCTATCAATTATTTGTCTCACCTCCACCAAAACGTGAAGGCGGTAATATAGGTTTAGCCTTATTATCGGTGCCTTTATATGCTTACATGGCACTAATTACAGGTATCGTATTCACGTTCTTTATGGATTACCCAATGGGGCAAGGGATTTACCTTGGTTTATTGGTTGAGTTCTCAGGTATCTTCTTAAACCTTGCCTTGTTTATTTGGGCAGGTATGCTTTTGACTCAAACACGTGTTATGGATTTGTTCCTTAATGTCCTTCGTCCATGGAACTTGGCGCCAGAAACTTTAACGTGGTTAATTCTAATTGCTGCTGCTGTACCAACAGCATATACAGGTGCATCAGGTATTTTCGTAATCGCAGCTGGTGCAATTATTTATAAAGAAGTCTGGAATGCAGGTGCTCGCCGTCAATATGCGTTGGCTGTGTCTGCCATGTCTGGTTCTTTAGGTGTAGTTGTACGTCCATGTCTATTGGTCGTTTTAATTGCAATGCTTGATAGCCGCCATGTAACGTCCGATGAATTGTTTGGTCATGGTATTTATGTATTTTGGTTAACTGCATTTATTTTCTTGGGTGTTTCCTTACTTTTGGCTGAAGAAAAATTCCGTGTAAATTCACCAAAAGTTGCGATTCCAGGCATGATGCGTGCCTTTGTACCCGTAATTCCATATATTCTGATCACTGCTGTTGTTCTTGCGATCTATAAATATGCGCTAGATACAGGAATGAATGAGTTTACTGCACCAGTAATTTTGCCATTAGTCCTCATCGCAATGATCTTGTATGACAAATTGGTCGCTACCAAAGAAGCTCCTGCAATTAATATTCATGAGGCGATTGTTCGTGAACACGAACAAAAATCACCATTCCTTCGTGCGCATGATCCGCATAGTTCTCAATTCCGTCTTGGTTTTGGTGGAGCACTTCGTTTTGCGACCTCAGAAACTGTAGGTCATATTGGTGCTCTAATTATCTTGATGGCATTGTCTGCAAGTGTAGGTGGTTTAATTGAACGCTCTGAAGTGGTTGAATTATTGCCGACCCATTTAGGCAGTATCTACATCTCACTTGCATGTATTGCGTTATTACTTGCCATTATTGGTATGTGTACAGACCCATTTGGTGCTGTAATTTTAGTTGCTGCAACTATTGCACCTGTGGCATACGAAAATGGTATTCATCCAATTCATTTCTGGATGATTGTATTGGTGGCATTCGAATTTGGTTATGTAACACCACCCGTTGCCTTGAACCATCTACTCACGCGGTTGTCCGTCGGAGATGATGAAGTGAATGCGGCTGATGCTGAAGCGAAAGAGAAATATACAAGTTTCTACTTCCGATATGAGCGCTGGTTGCTACCAATTATTGTCTTGTTCTCATCATTGGTATTAGTGACCTACGTACCATATGTATTTAAGTTATTCGGTTGGTATCATTAA